In a genomic window of Weissella tructae:
- a CDS encoding GIY-YIG nuclease family protein — protein sequence MNKPYYMYVLLTADNTYYAGFTDDVGRRFATHQAGKGAKYTRVPSRRPLKLLHAESFPDKSQALKAEAAFKKLTRAAKTAYLVAHGVTDFTPEK from the coding sequence ATGAATAAGCCGTACTATATGTATGTCTTATTGACGGCAGACAATACGTACTATGCCGGCTTTACGGATGATGTGGGGCGCCGATTTGCCACACATCAAGCAGGTAAGGGGGCCAAGTACACGCGTGTACCAAGTCGTCGACCTTTGAAATTATTGCATGCGGAAAGTTTTCCAGACAAATCGCAAGCATTGAAAGCAGAAGCGGCGTTTAAAAAATTAACCCGTGCAGCGAAAACGGCGTATCTTGTGGCGCATGGTGTCACTGATTTTACGCCGGAAAAATAA
- a CDS encoding tRNA1(Val) (adenine(37)-N6)-methyltransferase: MTTPLKPGERIDMLYNDEVHIIQSRDVFSFSLDAVLLANFALPRKRGKGLNVDLGAGNGAVSLFMAHKLIGDIVGVEIQPELADMARRSVEMNNLSDQITILNKDMRDIFDDIRPGSADMVVSNPPYFSVDSEQTAFKKDEHYAIARHEIKADLALVTKTANKLLKNKAHFFMVHRPDRLFEILDALRAAHLFPKKLQFVYPFEGAEANIVLIDAIKDGDPTGARIMPPIVTHNEDGTYRQEILDIYEGRSHNE; this comes from the coding sequence ATGACAACTCCACTAAAACCTGGTGAGCGAATTGATATGCTCTACAACGATGAAGTTCACATTATTCAAAGTCGTGACGTCTTTTCATTTTCATTAGATGCGGTTTTGTTAGCGAACTTTGCTTTACCACGTAAGCGTGGTAAAGGTCTTAATGTTGATTTAGGCGCTGGTAATGGAGCTGTATCATTGTTTATGGCCCACAAACTGATTGGTGACATCGTTGGTGTTGAAATCCAACCCGAATTAGCCGATATGGCTCGTCGTTCGGTTGAAATGAACAATCTGTCAGACCAAATTACCATTTTGAACAAAGATATGCGTGATATTTTTGATGATATTCGTCCAGGAAGTGCGGATATGGTTGTCTCTAATCCGCCATATTTCTCAGTTGATTCAGAACAAACTGCCTTTAAGAAGGATGAGCATTATGCCATTGCGCGTCATGAAATCAAAGCCGACTTAGCATTGGTTACCAAGACTGCGAATAAGTTATTGAAGAATAAGGCGCATTTCTTTATGGTGCACCGTCCAGACCGTCTGTTCGAAATTTTGGATGCTTTGCGTGCGGCCCATTTGTTCCCTAAGAAGCTACAATTTGTGTATCCGTTTGAAGGGGCAGAAGCGAATATTGTTTTGATTGATGCGATTAAAGATGGTGATCCAACTGGTGCGCGCATTATGCCGCCGATTGTGACCCATAATGAAGATGGGACATACCGTCAAGAAATCTTAGATATTTACGAAGGACGCAGTCACAATGAATAA
- a CDS encoding lysophospholipid acyltransferase family protein gives MFYTVARYVVNVVFWLFNGRYTVTGKENLPQESNYIMVGPHRALWDMIYFALAVWPKRFTFMAKKELFQNPILRWILTNANAFSVDRENPGPSAIKIPVNSLKKTDMSLIMFPSGTRHSQEMKGGAMMIAKMAGVPLVPVVYQGPVKMSEFFNPFKRGQVSVAIGAPVEVDRKMKMTDENVQIIDQELTAAFNGLDASIDPDWTYVDPNPKD, from the coding sequence ATGTTTTATACTGTTGCACGTTATGTCGTGAACGTTGTATTCTGGCTTTTCAATGGCCGCTATACCGTAACCGGCAAAGAAAACTTACCCCAAGAAAGTAATTACATCATGGTCGGGCCGCACCGTGCCCTTTGGGACATGATTTACTTCGCATTAGCTGTTTGGCCAAAGCGCTTTACTTTCATGGCTAAAAAAGAACTCTTTCAAAATCCCATTTTACGCTGGATTTTAACGAACGCCAATGCTTTTTCTGTTGATCGTGAAAATCCTGGCCCATCTGCCATCAAAATCCCCGTTAATTCATTGAAGAAAACGGATATGAGTTTGATTATGTTCCCATCAGGAACACGTCACTCACAGGAAATGAAGGGTGGCGCAATGATGATCGCCAAGATGGCTGGTGTTCCTTTGGTTCCTGTTGTCTACCAAGGTCCCGTTAAGATGAGCGAATTTTTCAATCCATTCAAGCGTGGCCAAGTCAGCGTTGCCATCGGCGCACCTGTTGAAGTTGACCGCAAGATGAAGATGACTGACGAAAACGTTCAAATTATTGACCAAGAATTAACAGCTGCCTTTAATGGACTAGATGCATCAATTGATCCTGATTGGACATATGTTGATCCTAATCCTAAGGACTAG
- a CDS encoding YneF family protein gives MNTGIWIAIVVLAAILGAVAGFFGARRSMTTYMKNNPPISEDMMRSMMTSMGQKPSQKKLNQMMAQMKAQSGDKK, from the coding sequence ATGAACACAGGAATTTGGATTGCAATTGTTGTACTTGCTGCTATTTTGGGAGCCGTAGCGGGATTCTTCGGAGCTCGTCGTTCAATGACGACTTACATGAAGAACAACCCACCTATCTCAGAAGACATGATGCGCTCAATGATGACATCAATGGGGCAAAAGCCTTCACAAAAGAAGTTGAACCAAATGATGGCGCAAATGAAGGCGCAATCAGGGGACAAGAAGTAA
- a CDS encoding DUF896 domain-containing protein, which translates to MTAVRERINELAAKAKTAEGLTTEEEAERAELRAEFLANFRKAFRSQVEMLQVFDDDGNEVTPEKVREIQRDKGIRDN; encoded by the coding sequence ATGACTGCGGTCCGTGAACGTATCAACGAACTTGCTGCTAAGGCAAAGACAGCCGAAGGTCTAACAACTGAAGAAGAAGCAGAACGTGCCGAACTACGTGCTGAATTCTTAGCTAACTTCCGTAAGGCATTCCGTTCACAAGTTGAAATGCTACAAGTATTTGACGATGATGGTAATGAAGTTACACCAGAAAAAGTTCGTGAAATCCAACGTGATAAAGGGATTCGCGATAACTAG
- a CDS encoding adenine phosphoribosyltransferase — MLDLHDYIVSIPDFPEQGIVFRDITPLLADGDAYRQATAEIAQYAREHDVNVIVGPESRGFLVGGPVATELGVGLVPARKPGKLPREVKSETYALEYGTASLEMHVDAIKPGDRVLITDDLLATGGTIEATIKLVESMGGEVVGLAFLIELAGLNGRDRLKGYDIFTLLDY; from the coding sequence ATGTTAGATTTGCACGATTACATTGTTTCCATTCCGGATTTCCCAGAACAAGGGATTGTCTTCCGAGACATTACACCATTGTTGGCTGATGGGGATGCCTACCGTCAAGCAACTGCAGAAATTGCGCAATATGCCCGTGAACATGATGTCAACGTTATCGTTGGACCTGAGTCACGTGGATTCTTGGTTGGTGGCCCAGTGGCTACTGAACTAGGAGTTGGGCTTGTACCTGCACGTAAGCCAGGGAAGTTGCCTCGCGAAGTGAAGTCTGAAACATACGCATTGGAATACGGAACTGCTAGCTTGGAAATGCACGTAGATGCCATCAAGCCAGGTGACCGTGTTTTGATTACAGATGACCTTTTGGCAACTGGTGGAACAATCGAAGCAACAATTAAGTTGGTTGAATCAATGGGTGGGGAAGTCGTTGGACTTGCTTTCTTGATTGAATTGGCTGGTTTGAATGGTCGTGACCGTCTAAAGGGGTACGATATCTTCACATTGTTGGATTACTAA
- the recJ gene encoding single-stranded-DNA-specific exonuclease RecJ — translation MIEAQYQWIAGESDIAVKQALMDAIEMPELLAEQLVQRGMTTPEEVMAFLQPTLEQLHDPAEMFGMDVAVDRIWQAIDAGEKIVVYGDYDVDGMTSTAIMTWALELMGADVSYFVPSRFTEGYGPNLAKYQELAAAGMQLLVTVDNGVSGAREVAWLQEHGVDVIVTDHHELPVKLPEAVAIVHPQHPAGDYPFKHLSGAGVAFKVASALLEAPADDVLDLAALGTVADVMPLRDENRALVALGLAQLREQPRVGLDEMLRVAGSDLAKVDAGTIGFTIGPRLNAVGRLADPTLGVRLLLTEEEQEAAEIVEEVEALNQQRQALVESITNEAIEQAETMSDPVLVVTGAGWHEGVLGIVASRLVDRYNKPTIVLSEEDGRLKGSARSMPAFDLFAALDPHRDLFIGFGGHAGAAGMTLSTDNLTALRQTLIQAAQDQSLDQAGKAELMIAQKVTLADFTRETYDVLQMLAPFGEGNPEPQFEVTLSGVDNPKTMSDGKHIRFNGQTPLGNLPVVGFGYGHLATELGGRFDTIRVVGTMSENTFRGSTTYQMMLKDMEATGAAVFDWRTSKLTPEAVSHPGTYVFFNENIQNQMTGRLGAAAEAVSFDDVFSKTMVDTLILADMPKSLEQLSEVLQFVPARKVGAIFYSLDQAYLQTVPQKSDFAKVYRFTQGHQNVNLSGQFQQVADHLKMKPQMLKLIFKVFLEVEFVKIENGFLNPIAEPANVDLTETNAYQTFMAQRDLEKQLIYSTTAELDQLLSQLSQQEN, via the coding sequence ATGATTGAAGCACAATATCAATGGATTGCGGGAGAAAGTGATATAGCTGTCAAACAAGCGTTGATGGATGCGATTGAAATGCCAGAACTACTGGCAGAACAATTAGTGCAACGTGGTATGACAACGCCAGAAGAAGTCATGGCCTTTTTACAACCCACTTTAGAACAATTGCATGACCCAGCTGAAATGTTTGGCATGGACGTTGCGGTTGATCGTATTTGGCAAGCAATTGATGCTGGAGAAAAGATTGTTGTTTACGGTGATTATGATGTTGATGGTATGACAAGTACCGCCATCATGACATGGGCGCTAGAATTGATGGGCGCTGATGTTTCATATTTTGTACCAAGTCGTTTCACAGAAGGATACGGACCTAATTTAGCGAAGTATCAAGAATTGGCCGCCGCGGGGATGCAATTGCTGGTTACGGTTGATAATGGTGTCTCAGGTGCGCGTGAAGTTGCCTGGCTACAAGAGCATGGTGTTGACGTTATTGTGACGGATCATCATGAGTTGCCGGTGAAATTACCGGAAGCGGTTGCGATTGTCCATCCACAACATCCAGCGGGTGATTATCCTTTCAAGCATCTATCAGGGGCAGGGGTAGCGTTTAAAGTTGCCTCAGCATTGTTAGAAGCGCCAGCAGATGATGTGTTGGATTTGGCTGCCTTGGGAACCGTGGCGGACGTGATGCCATTACGTGATGAAAATCGTGCATTAGTTGCGCTTGGATTAGCGCAACTTCGCGAACAACCACGTGTTGGTTTGGATGAAATGTTGCGAGTAGCCGGTAGTGACCTGGCTAAGGTTGATGCGGGTACAATTGGATTTACTATTGGACCGCGACTAAATGCTGTTGGGCGTTTGGCAGACCCAACATTGGGTGTGCGTTTGTTGCTAACTGAAGAAGAACAAGAAGCGGCCGAAATTGTTGAAGAGGTTGAAGCGTTAAACCAACAACGCCAAGCGCTCGTTGAATCCATTACGAATGAAGCGATTGAACAAGCTGAGACAATGTCAGACCCTGTGTTGGTTGTGACTGGTGCTGGATGGCATGAAGGTGTCTTAGGAATTGTGGCGAGTCGCTTAGTAGATCGTTACAATAAGCCCACAATTGTTCTAAGTGAAGAAGATGGACGTTTGAAGGGGTCAGCCCGTTCAATGCCAGCATTTGATTTATTCGCAGCATTAGATCCACATCGCGATTTGTTTATTGGTTTTGGAGGTCATGCTGGTGCAGCCGGTATGACTTTATCAACTGATAACTTAACAGCTTTACGCCAAACATTGATTCAAGCGGCACAAGACCAATCATTAGACCAAGCTGGAAAAGCTGAGTTGATGATTGCGCAAAAAGTGACCTTAGCGGACTTTACGCGTGAGACATATGATGTCTTGCAAATGTTAGCGCCGTTTGGAGAAGGTAATCCTGAACCGCAATTTGAAGTGACTTTGTCTGGCGTTGATAATCCTAAAACAATGAGTGATGGAAAGCATATTCGTTTTAATGGTCAAACACCATTAGGTAATTTGCCAGTTGTTGGATTTGGCTATGGGCATTTAGCGACTGAACTAGGTGGTCGTTTCGACACAATCCGTGTTGTTGGAACGATGTCTGAAAATACTTTCCGTGGTAGCACGACCTACCAAATGATGTTGAAGGATATGGAAGCGACTGGTGCGGCTGTGTTTGACTGGCGAACGTCTAAGCTGACGCCAGAAGCAGTGAGTCATCCGGGAACATATGTTTTCTTTAACGAAAACATTCAAAATCAAATGACAGGACGCTTAGGCGCCGCGGCTGAGGCCGTTAGTTTTGATGATGTCTTTTCAAAGACGATGGTGGATACATTGATTTTGGCAGATATGCCAAAGTCATTAGAACAATTAAGTGAAGTCTTGCAATTTGTACCAGCACGTAAGGTCGGGGCTATCTTCTACAGTCTTGATCAAGCGTACTTACAAACAGTGCCGCAAAAAAGTGACTTTGCAAAAGTGTATCGTTTTACACAAGGTCATCAAAATGTGAACTTGAGTGGACAATTCCAACAAGTCGCCGATCATCTAAAAATGAAGCCACAAATGTTAAAATTAATATTTAAGGTGTTTTTAGAAGTGGAATTTGTTAAAATAGAAAATGGTTTCTTAAATCCAATCGCCGAACCGGCGAACGTTGATTTGACCGAAACAAACGCGTACCAAACTTTTATGGCACAGCGTGATTTAGAAAAACAACTAATATACAGTACAACAGCTGAACTTGATCAGTTGTTGTCGCAACTGAGTCAGCAGGAGAATTAA
- the rnz gene encoding ribonuclease Z, producing MQIEFLGTGAGVPARYRNVTSIALRLLDELNSVWLFDAGEGTQIQMLSSTIRPRKVDKIFVTHLHGDHIFGLPGLLASRSFQGGEDLLTIYGPRGIRQFIETSLRVSQTHLTYPLNFVEIPNEGGVVLEESEFTVTAMPLDHKILSFGYRVVEADSAGELQVEKLRELGIPSGPVYGRLKRGEEVTLEDGTVVNGADFIGPDKPGRVVTILGDTRKTPNAAVLAEGADVLVHESTYGKGEGKQARNHYHATSMQAADVADAAQVGRLFLTHISARYAGKSASELAYQARSVFKNTRVVNDFDVYEIPTGEQSNTQPIKLDHTELGDEDD from the coding sequence ATGCAAATTGAATTTTTAGGAACTGGAGCTGGTGTACCGGCACGTTATCGTAATGTGACGAGTATTGCTTTGCGTTTGTTAGATGAATTAAATTCTGTGTGGTTATTTGATGCGGGTGAAGGAACCCAAATTCAAATGCTTTCTTCAACGATACGTCCGCGTAAGGTTGATAAGATTTTTGTGACCCATTTACACGGTGATCACATTTTTGGGCTACCGGGATTATTAGCATCACGCTCATTTCAAGGTGGTGAAGACTTATTGACGATTTATGGACCACGCGGTATTCGTCAATTTATCGAAACGAGTTTACGTGTCTCACAAACCCATTTAACGTATCCATTGAATTTTGTGGAAATTCCAAATGAAGGTGGCGTTGTATTAGAAGAGTCTGAATTTACTGTGACAGCGATGCCGCTAGATCACAAGATTCTGTCATTTGGATACCGTGTTGTGGAAGCGGATAGTGCCGGTGAATTACAAGTTGAAAAATTACGTGAACTGGGTATTCCATCAGGACCGGTTTATGGTCGTTTGAAGCGTGGTGAAGAAGTAACGTTAGAGGATGGCACGGTTGTGAATGGTGCTGACTTTATCGGACCAGATAAGCCGGGACGTGTTGTGACGATTTTGGGTGATACACGTAAAACACCGAATGCTGCTGTCTTAGCTGAAGGCGCCGATGTGCTGGTTCATGAATCAACATATGGTAAGGGTGAAGGTAAGCAAGCTCGTAATCACTACCATGCAACAAGTATGCAAGCCGCGGATGTAGCAGATGCTGCGCAAGTTGGGCGTCTATTTTTGACGCACATTTCAGCACGCTATGCGGGAAAGTCAGCCAGTGAATTGGCTTACCAAGCCCGTAGTGTCTTTAAGAATACACGTGTTGTTAATGATTTCGATGTCTATGAAATTCCAACAGGTGAGCAGAGTAACACACAACCAATTAAATTAGATCACACGGAGTTGGGAGACGAAGATGATTGA
- a CDS encoding DnaJ C-terminal domain-containing protein, which produces MNNNEYYDILGVAKDASQDEIKKAYRKKSKQYHPDINHEAGAEDTYKEIQEAYETLGDEQKRAMYNQYGKAGANNGGFGGQGGFGGQQFGGDFSDLGDIFEQMFGGGFSDPNRPRRGRDLQYRMNLSFEDAVFGKETTVSFSRLNDLGQQEKKELKVTVPAGVEDGQQMRLSGQGEAGSNGGPYGDLFVVFYVDGSKDGFTREGSMIYSRVAVDYPTVVLGGEISVKTVHGDVTLKIPAGTDTETNFRLRGKGAANMRGGQGDHIVTVYVDVPKKLNKAQKKALQAYQEAFGEAGEAKRGLFS; this is translated from the coding sequence ATGAATAATAACGAATATTATGACATTTTAGGAGTTGCTAAAGATGCATCGCAAGATGAAATCAAAAAAGCATATCGTAAGAAGTCAAAACAATATCACCCCGACATTAACCATGAAGCTGGTGCGGAAGACACGTATAAAGAGATTCAAGAAGCTTATGAAACACTAGGTGATGAACAAAAGCGTGCCATGTATAACCAATATGGTAAGGCTGGCGCCAACAATGGTGGTTTCGGTGGACAAGGTGGCTTTGGTGGCCAACAATTCGGTGGCGATTTCTCTGACTTGGGAGATATCTTCGAACAAATGTTCGGGGGTGGTTTCTCAGATCCGAACCGTCCACGTCGTGGTCGTGACCTGCAATACCGTATGAACCTGTCTTTTGAAGACGCTGTGTTTGGTAAGGAAACAACTGTTTCTTTCTCTCGTTTGAATGACTTAGGTCAACAAGAGAAGAAGGAATTGAAGGTTACTGTACCAGCCGGTGTTGAAGATGGACAACAAATGCGTCTGTCTGGTCAAGGTGAAGCAGGAAGTAACGGTGGTCCTTACGGAGACTTGTTCGTTGTCTTCTATGTGGATGGATCTAAAGATGGTTTCACACGCGAAGGTAGCATGATTTACTCACGTGTGGCGGTTGATTACCCAACAGTTGTTTTGGGTGGTGAAATTTCAGTTAAGACAGTGCACGGTGACGTGACATTGAAGATTCCTGCTGGAACAGACACTGAAACGAACTTCCGTCTACGTGGTAAGGGTGCCGCTAACATGCGTGGTGGTCAAGGTGATCACATTGTGACTGTTTACGTAGATGTACCAAAGAAGTTGAATAAGGCGCAAAAGAAGGCTTTGCAAGCATACCAAGAAGCATTTGGTGAAGCAGGAGAAGCTAAGCGCGGATTATTTAGTTAA
- the dnaK gene encoding molecular chaperone DnaK — MSKIIGIDLGTTNSAVAVMEGDAAKIVTNPNGGRTTPSVVSFKNDEILVGDTAKRQAITNPDTIASIKSHMGEAGYKVSAAGKDYSPQEISALILQYLKGYAEDYLGEKVEKAVITVPAYFNDAQRQATKDAGKIAGLEVERIINEPTAAALAYGMENDEKDEKILVYDLGGGTFDVSILELGDGVFEVLSTNGDTHLGGDDFDQKVIDWIAEEFKKDNGVDLRDDKLALQRLKDAAETAKKTLSSSNEAQIDLPFITATDAGPLHVQLTLSRSQFNQMTADLVARAEAPVKNALKDAGLTMNDIDRVILNGGSTRIPAVQESVKKLTGKEPDHSINPDEAVALGAAVQGGVITGEVKDVVLLDVTPLSLGIETMGGVFTKLIDRNTTIPTSKSQTFSTAADNQPAVDIHVLQGERSMASDNKTLGQFQLTDIPAAPRGVPQIEVTFDIDRNGIVSVSAKDLGTNKEQKITIQSSGSLSDDEIERMMEDAKANEEADKKRKEEVDLRNEVDQLIFSTEKTLEEVGDKVAEDEKKVVADAVADLKAAKEADNLDDMKAKKEALEKVAQEMAMKLYQQAAPEADAQGAAANDDGTVDGDFEDVSDNK, encoded by the coding sequence ATGTCAAAGATTATTGGAATTGATTTAGGAACTACAAATTCAGCTGTTGCTGTGATGGAAGGTGACGCCGCTAAGATCGTTACTAACCCTAACGGTGGACGTACAACACCATCTGTTGTGTCATTTAAGAACGACGAAATCTTGGTAGGTGATACTGCTAAGCGTCAAGCGATTACAAACCCAGACACGATTGCATCAATCAAGTCACACATGGGAGAAGCTGGTTACAAGGTTTCAGCTGCTGGTAAGGATTACTCACCACAAGAAATCTCAGCTTTGATTTTGCAATACCTAAAGGGTTACGCAGAAGACTACTTGGGTGAAAAAGTAGAAAAGGCTGTTATTACAGTACCTGCTTACTTTAACGACGCCCAACGTCAAGCTACTAAGGATGCTGGTAAGATTGCCGGTCTTGAAGTTGAACGTATCATTAACGAACCAACAGCCGCAGCTTTGGCTTACGGAATGGAAAATGATGAAAAGGACGAAAAGATTTTGGTCTACGACTTGGGTGGTGGAACATTTGACGTTTCTATCCTTGAATTGGGAGACGGTGTCTTTGAAGTATTGTCAACTAACGGTGACACACACCTTGGTGGTGACGACTTTGACCAAAAGGTTATCGACTGGATTGCTGAAGAATTCAAGAAGGATAACGGCGTAGACTTGCGCGATGATAAGTTGGCTTTGCAACGTTTGAAGGATGCAGCTGAAACTGCTAAGAAGACTTTGTCTTCATCAAACGAAGCACAAATCGACTTGCCATTTATTACAGCAACTGATGCTGGTCCATTGCACGTGCAATTGACTTTGTCACGTAGCCAATTCAACCAAATGACTGCTGACTTGGTTGCGCGTGCCGAAGCGCCTGTTAAGAACGCGTTGAAGGATGCTGGTTTGACAATGAACGACATCGACCGTGTTATTTTGAACGGTGGATCAACTCGTATCCCAGCCGTGCAAGAATCAGTTAAGAAGTTGACTGGTAAGGAACCAGATCACTCAATCAACCCTGACGAAGCTGTTGCTCTTGGAGCTGCTGTTCAAGGTGGTGTGATTACTGGTGAAGTTAAGGACGTTGTTTTGCTTGACGTTACACCACTTTCACTTGGTATTGAAACAATGGGTGGGGTCTTCACTAAGTTGATTGACCGTAACACAACAATCCCAACATCAAAGTCACAAACATTCTCAACAGCCGCTGACAACCAACCAGCTGTGGACATCCACGTGCTACAAGGTGAACGTTCAATGGCTTCTGATAACAAGACTTTGGGACAATTCCAATTGACTGATATCCCTGCTGCACCACGTGGTGTACCACAAATTGAAGTGACATTCGACATCGACCGTAACGGAATCGTGTCAGTTTCAGCTAAGGACCTTGGAACAAACAAGGAACAAAAGATTACTATCCAAAGTTCAGGATCATTGTCAGACGATGAAATCGAACGTATGATGGAAGACGCCAAGGCGAACGAAGAAGCTGACAAGAAGCGTAAGGAAGAAGTTGACTTGCGTAACGAAGTTGACCAATTGATCTTCAGCACTGAAAAGACGCTTGAAGAAGTTGGAGACAAGGTTGCCGAAGACGAAAAGAAGGTTGTTGCCGATGCAGTTGCTGACTTGAAGGCTGCTAAGGAAGCGGATAACTTGGACGACATGAAGGCCAAGAAGGAAGCTTTGGAAAAGGTTGCGCAAGAAATGGCTATGAAGCTATACCAACAAGCTGCGCCAGAAGCTGATGCACAAGGTGCCGCAGCTAACGACGACGGTACTGTTGATGGTGACTTCGAAGACGTATCAGATAACAAGTAA
- the grpE gene encoding nucleotide exchange factor GrpE — protein sequence MTEQHSEVEEVEILDAATEEEVVDAVLEEAVDETAELKAQLAEAEEKLLRNQAEMQNMKTRLAKEQAQSLKYANQKLATDVLPAIDNLERALQVEADDAAAQQIKTGVDMVLKTLVDAMAAHEIVAVGEVGGAFDPNHHQAIQSVPADDDHPADTIAQVLQKGYLLKDRVIRPAMVAVYN from the coding sequence ATGACTGAGCAACATAGTGAAGTTGAAGAAGTTGAAATTTTGGACGCAGCAACTGAAGAAGAAGTTGTGGATGCAGTGTTGGAAGAAGCCGTTGATGAAACTGCTGAACTAAAAGCACAATTGGCTGAAGCGGAAGAAAAGCTTCTACGTAACCAAGCTGAAATGCAAAACATGAAGACGCGTTTGGCTAAGGAACAAGCCCAATCATTGAAATACGCCAACCAAAAGTTGGCGACTGATGTCTTACCTGCCATCGATAATTTGGAACGTGCCTTGCAAGTTGAAGCTGACGATGCAGCGGCGCAACAAATTAAGACAGGTGTAGACATGGTCTTGAAGACTTTGGTTGATGCAATGGCTGCACATGAAATCGTAGCTGTTGGAGAAGTTGGGGGCGCATTTGACCCTAACCATCACCAAGCGATTCAATCTGTACCAGCTGATGATGATCACCCAGCGGATACAATTGCCCAAGTTTTGCAAAAGGGTTACTTGTTGAAGGATCGTGTGATTCGTCCAGCCATGGTTGCAGTTTACAACTAA
- the hrcA gene encoding heat-inducible transcriptional repressor HrcA, with the protein MLAERQALILTAIIRNYVQTGKAVGSKVLVEELQLNVSSATVRNEMAVLERLGFIEKEHTSSGRIPAEAGYRHYVDALLPQHVADRPISEAMQRAFSRNFQQVDDVLASAVEELAQLTGYTVMALKPESRGNRLSGFRLVPLDGQQVMAIIVTNDGEVTSQSFRLPPDMDIHELDNMVQYINQTLVGQLISDVLATIASDYPMKTARVIRTPVAFLQLFGDVLARTVRDDVFIGGRLNMLDFSDQVSPQHVKRVYELIESPQAMRQLVDHMPGQITINIGRENDQTLLQQYSLLSTTFDVPGHGLGALALIGPTAMMYGQTTEALEQFREGVKAQLREYY; encoded by the coding sequence ATGTTAGCTGAAAGACAAGCATTAATTTTAACGGCGATAATTCGCAATTATGTGCAAACAGGTAAGGCGGTCGGTTCGAAAGTCTTAGTTGAAGAATTGCAATTAAATGTAAGTTCGGCCACGGTTCGTAATGAAATGGCTGTGCTCGAACGCTTAGGCTTCATTGAAAAAGAACATACCTCTTCTGGACGTATTCCAGCAGAAGCGGGATATCGTCACTATGTTGATGCGCTTTTACCGCAACATGTGGCAGATAGACCTATATCTGAAGCGATGCAACGTGCGTTTTCACGAAACTTTCAACAAGTTGATGACGTGTTAGCGAGTGCGGTTGAAGAACTAGCGCAGTTAACAGGTTATACGGTGATGGCATTAAAGCCAGAATCGCGGGGGAATCGTTTATCAGGATTTCGTCTAGTTCCTTTGGATGGACAGCAAGTCATGGCAATCATTGTGACAAATGATGGTGAAGTGACAAGTCAGAGTTTCAGGTTACCACCTGATATGGACATTCATGAATTAGACAACATGGTGCAATATATTAATCAAACGTTAGTGGGTCAGTTAATCAGTGATGTATTGGCCACGATTGCGAGTGATTACCCGATGAAAACAGCGCGTGTGATTCGCACGCCAGTTGCTTTTTTGCAACTATTTGGGGATGTATTAGCACGGACTGTTCGTGATGATGTCTTCATCGGTGGCAGGTTGAACATGTTAGATTTTTCTGATCAAGTGAGTCCGCAACATGTTAAGCGAGTGTATGAGTTAATTGAGTCTCCGCAAGCGATGCGCCAATTGGTGGATCATATGCCGGGACAAATCACAATTAACATTGGACGTGAAAATGACCAAACGTTGTTACAACAATATAGTTTGTTATCAACGACATTTGATGTTCCTGGCCATGGGCTAGGCGCATTGGCTCTAATTGGGCCAACCGCAATGATGTATGGCCAAACCACAGAAGCGCTTGAGCAATTCCGTGAAGGGGTCAAAGCACAATTGCGTGAATATTATTAA